The Chanodichthys erythropterus isolate Z2021 unplaced genomic scaffold, ASM2448905v1 ctg000470_np12, whole genome shotgun sequence genomic sequence acctcaaAGCTCAAAATCTCTGTGAAAATgggcgtgtaaagctctggaaaagtgggagaaGGGGGAAGAGGGAGATGCAACCAATGGAGCACAGACATACAACAAAcccattatacagaataatgaatattaaaatatgagcacagagaaaatgacaacaaactcccaagcacaagggcaaaagaatatttaaaagggctaataataggctacATTGATTATGTTTACGAGCACTGCAGTCTCATGATAAACAACACTTAGTTTAACACAGAAAGAATAAAGACAATTCATTTTgtcaatttttatttgaattttctatCTAAAccaggcttctctccagtgtgaattctcatgtggtctTTAAGGTGGTTTTCacgtgtgaaactctttccacactgttggcaggtgaagggcttctctccagtgtgaactgtCATGTGGTTTTCAAGTCTTCCTTTTctactgaaactctttccacactgttggcagatgTAAagcttttctccagtatgaattctcatgtggactgtaAGGCTTCTTttgtgactgaaactctttccacactcttgacAGATGTAAagcttttctccagtatgaattctcatgtggactttaaggcttTCTTCACGTGTGAAACTCTatccacattgttggcaggtgaaaggtttctctccagtgtgaattctcatatgGCCTTATAAGGCTTATTTTATGACTGAAATTctgtccacactgttggcaggtgaagggcttctctccagtgtgaactctcatgtggttTTCAAGTTTTCCTTTtctattgaaactctttccacactgttggcaggtgtaaggcttttctccagtgtgaattctcatgtggccTTCAAGGCTTTCTTTacgtgtgaaactctttccacactgttggcaggtgtaaggcttttctccagtgtgaattatcatgttgactttaaggtTTCTTTTAggtctgaaactctttccacactgttggcaagtgaaaggcttctctccagaaCTCTTAGTTCCagtcttttgagctcttttttcTGTGTTGCTCTTTCCCCAGTCATGAAATGATGTTT encodes the following:
- the LOC137016388 gene encoding gastrula zinc finger protein XlCGF8.2DB-like yields the protein SNTEKRAQKTGTKSSGEKPFTCQQCGKSFRPKRNLKVNMIIHTGEKPYTCQQCGKSFTRKESLEGHMRIHTGEKPYTCQQCGKSFNRKGKLENHMRVHTGEKPFTCQQCGQNFSHKISLIRPYENSHWRETFHLPTMWIEFHT